Proteins from a single region of Macrotis lagotis isolate mMagLag1 chromosome 2, bilby.v1.9.chrom.fasta, whole genome shotgun sequence:
- the ARL4D gene encoding ADP-ribosylation factor-like protein 4D translates to MGNHLTEMAPNASVFLPHFQALHVVVIGLDSAGKTSLLYRLKFKEFVQSVPTKGFNTEKIRMPVGGSRVITFQVWDVGGQEKLRPLWRSYTRRTDGMVFVVDATEVERLEEAKIELHRISRASDNQGVPVLVLANKQDQPGALSAAEVEKRLALKELATATLTHVQGCSAVDGLGLQPGLERLYEMILKRKKVSWAGTGRKRW, encoded by the coding sequence ATGGGAAACCACCTTACAGAGATGGCACCGAATGCTTCTGTATTCTTGCCCCACTTCCAGGCCTTGCATGTAGTGGTCATCGGACTGGACTCGGCAGGAAAGACCTCCCTATTGTATCGGCTCAAATTCAAGGAGTTTGTTCAGAGTGTACCCACCAAGGGCTTCAACACAGAGAAGATTCGAATGCCTGTGGGAGGGTCTCGGGTCATCACTTTTCAGGTGTGGGATGTAGGGGGTCAGGAGAAACTTCGGCCACTATGGCGCTCCTACACGCGGCGAACAGATGGGATGGTGTTTGTAGTGGATGCCACTGAGGTAGAGCGGTTGGAGGAGGCTAAGATAGAACTCCACAGGATCAGCAGGGCCTCGGACAATCAAGGTGTGCCTGTGTTGGTGCTGGCCAACAAACAGGACCAGCCCGGAGCTTTGAGTGCAGCAGAAGTGGAGAAGCGATTAGCCCTCAAAGAACTGGCCACTGCCACCCTCACCCACGTCCAGGGATGCAGTGCAGTGGATGGACTGGGGCTGCAGCCTGGACTGGAGAGACTTTATGAGATGATTCTCAAACGAAAGAAAGTGTCTTGGGCTGGAACTGGGCGCAAGAGGTGGTGA